One Amycolatopsis sp. NBC_00355 genomic window carries:
- a CDS encoding STAS domain-containing protein codes for MSSFPRDLPATELSATLDWRGQAAVLRVAGEIDLLSAPDFEEVVDTVLAEGPEVLVVDLSAVTFFCSAGLQVLAAAHRKLAERALRVVSVSPVTSGPLTTTGLDTWIGVYPTVDEALRK; via the coding sequence GTGAGCTCTTTTCCCCGGGATCTCCCCGCCACCGAGCTTTCGGCCACGCTGGATTGGCGCGGCCAGGCCGCCGTGCTCCGCGTGGCGGGCGAAATCGACCTGCTCAGCGCACCGGACTTCGAGGAAGTCGTCGACACCGTGCTCGCCGAAGGCCCCGAAGTGCTGGTGGTCGACCTGAGCGCGGTGACGTTCTTCTGCTCGGCCGGTCTGCAGGTGCTCGCGGCCGCGCACCGAAAACTGGCGGAGCGCGCGCTGCGGGTGGTGAGTGTTTCGCCGGTGACGTCGGGACCCCTGACGACCACCGGGCTCGACACCTGGATCGGCGTCTACCCGACGGTCGACGAAGCCCTCCGGAAGTGA
- a CDS encoding response regulator, producing MSEALAPIDILLVEDDPGDVLMTREAFEHHKIRNALHVASDGVEALRFLHREGPFADAPRPGLILLDLNLPRKDGREVLGEIKQDPALRTIPVVVLTTSEAEEDILRSYDLHANAYVTKPVDFEKFVEVVRQIDDFWVTVVQLPHR from the coding sequence ATGAGCGAGGCATTGGCACCGATCGACATCCTGCTCGTCGAGGACGACCCCGGCGACGTGCTGATGACCCGGGAAGCGTTCGAGCACCACAAGATCCGCAACGCGCTGCACGTCGCGAGCGACGGTGTCGAGGCGCTCCGGTTCCTGCACCGCGAGGGCCCGTTCGCCGACGCGCCGCGGCCGGGGCTGATCCTGCTGGACCTCAACCTGCCCCGCAAGGACGGCCGTGAGGTGCTCGGCGAGATCAAGCAGGACCCGGCGCTGCGGACGATCCCGGTGGTCGTGCTGACGACGTCGGAGGCGGAGGAGGACATCCTGCGCAGCTACGACCTGCACGCCAACGCCTACGTCACCAAGCCGGTCGACTTCGAGAAGTTCGTCGAGGTCGTCCGGCAGATCGACGACTTCTGGGTCACCGTGGTGCAGTTGCCGCACCGCTGA
- a CDS encoding sensor histidine kinase, producing the protein MTGTVRGWPIRRWLTLLAVAEAVLLLAALAGGGIALSNLTDARNRLLDVIGAQRLAAIQLSTALLNQETGVRGYQLGRKPDFLAPYTDGVRSQGDAVAQLRQLGATPGTQIGDDLDRVLRAASTWQATVAPTLTPAAPPVTPAQADRSRTQFDAVRGALDAQAAHLATLRAEGRADLDGAANFLTAMLIAVAVLIVLLFVLLFLGLRRVITRPILRLAGEVRHVADQDIHRPVRGEGPSELVQLGSDVEAMRQRILDEVAELERAHGLLDRRTRELERSNADLEQFAYVASHDLQEPLRKVASFCQLLQRRYAGLLDERGEQYIEYAVDGAKRMQGLINDLLSFSRVGRKPGEHVVVPAAELVDGAVANLEVALSLNRGKVTYDDLPEVRVEPALLTAVFQNLIGNAVKFHGEAPPEVRVTAERDGDDWVFAVRDNGIGIEAEYADRIFALFQRLHSRSAYPGTGIGLAMCRRIVEYHGGRIWLDTETGADGTTFRFTLPARLERGDEEVGVA; encoded by the coding sequence ATGACCGGCACTGTGCGTGGCTGGCCGATCCGCCGCTGGCTGACCCTGCTCGCCGTGGCGGAGGCGGTGCTGCTGCTCGCGGCCCTCGCCGGCGGCGGGATCGCGCTGAGCAACCTCACCGACGCCCGCAACCGCCTGCTCGACGTGATCGGCGCCCAGCGGCTCGCCGCGATCCAGCTGTCGACCGCGCTGCTGAACCAGGAGACCGGCGTCCGCGGCTACCAGCTCGGCCGGAAGCCGGACTTCCTCGCGCCCTACACCGACGGCGTCCGCTCGCAGGGTGACGCCGTCGCCCAGCTGCGGCAGCTCGGCGCGACGCCGGGCACGCAGATCGGCGACGACCTCGACCGCGTGCTGCGGGCGGCGTCGACCTGGCAGGCGACGGTCGCGCCCACCCTCACCCCGGCCGCGCCGCCGGTCACCCCGGCGCAGGCCGACCGCAGCCGGACCCAGTTCGACGCCGTCCGCGGCGCCCTCGACGCCCAGGCCGCACATCTGGCGACGCTGCGCGCCGAAGGCCGAGCCGACCTCGACGGCGCGGCGAACTTCCTGACCGCGATGCTCATCGCCGTCGCGGTGCTCATCGTGCTGCTGTTCGTGCTGCTGTTCCTCGGCCTGCGCCGCGTCATCACCCGGCCCATCCTGCGGCTGGCCGGTGAGGTCCGGCACGTCGCCGACCAGGACATCCACCGGCCGGTCCGCGGCGAGGGGCCGAGCGAGCTGGTCCAGCTCGGCAGCGACGTCGAGGCCATGCGGCAGCGGATTCTCGACGAGGTGGCCGAGCTGGAGCGCGCGCACGGGCTCCTGGACCGGCGGACGCGGGAGCTGGAGCGGTCCAACGCCGACCTGGAGCAGTTCGCGTACGTCGCTTCGCACGACCTGCAGGAGCCTCTGCGGAAGGTGGCCAGCTTCTGCCAGCTGCTGCAACGGCGGTACGCGGGCCTGCTCGACGAGCGTGGCGAGCAGTACATCGAGTACGCCGTCGACGGCGCGAAGCGCATGCAGGGCCTGATCAACGACCTCCTGTCGTTCTCCCGCGTCGGCCGGAAACCGGGGGAGCACGTCGTGGTCCCCGCGGCCGAGCTCGTCGACGGCGCGGTCGCGAACCTGGAAGTCGCGCTTTCGCTCAACCGCGGCAAGGTGACCTACGACGACCTGCCGGAGGTCCGCGTCGAGCCGGCGCTGCTGACGGCCGTCTTCCAGAACCTCATCGGCAACGCCGTGAAGTTCCACGGCGAAGCGCCGCCGGAGGTGCGCGTCACCGCGGAGCGCGACGGCGACGACTGGGTGTTCGCGGTGCGGGACAACGGGATCGGCATCGAAGCCGAGTACGCCGACCGGATCTTCGCACTGTTCCAGCGGCTGCACTCCCGCAGCGCCTACCCGGGCACCGGCATCGGGCTGGCCATGTGCCGCCGGATCGTCGAGTACCACGGCGGCCGGATCTGGCTCGACACGGAAACCGGTGCCGACGGCACCACCTTCCGGTTCACCCTGCCCGCGCGGCTCGAGCGCGGCGACGAGGAAGTTGGGGTCGCATGA
- a CDS encoding PP2C family protein-serine/threonine phosphatase produces MTAAHDSSWDPRTRLRVLLIEDDDGDALLVDEMLADTSVPVALERVETLTAALATPLTADCVLLDLQLPDAMGLGGLTRLAQHAPGVAVVVLTGQHDQATGVAAVAAGAQDYLVKDQVDGPLLVKALRFARERKRAEQVEQQFLQQQLLARENARLERGLLPSPLLRDPHLELASRYRPGRNGSLLGGDFYDAIEMADGSVQMMIGDVCGHGPDEAALGVALRIAWRSLVMAGLPMPDVLSMVERVLVHERIEPLFATVCMVVVAPDRRSLRLSLAGHLPPLLLTPGDGHLLSGERLGVPLGVVEGTKWEALDVPLDPGWSLLLYTDGVFEGRVGAGSERLGHERMAELVLDIRHQGGLGGRALLDELIARAERLNSGPLDDDVALALLNHIPGETGR; encoded by the coding sequence GTGACCGCCGCGCACGACTCATCGTGGGATCCCCGCACCCGCTTGCGCGTGCTGCTGATCGAGGACGACGACGGCGACGCGCTGCTGGTCGACGAGATGCTCGCCGACACGTCGGTGCCGGTCGCGCTCGAACGCGTCGAGACCCTCACCGCCGCCCTCGCCACGCCGCTCACCGCCGACTGCGTCCTGCTCGACCTCCAGCTGCCCGACGCGATGGGACTCGGCGGGCTCACCCGCCTCGCCCAGCACGCGCCCGGCGTCGCGGTCGTCGTGCTGACCGGCCAGCACGACCAGGCCACCGGCGTCGCCGCGGTCGCCGCCGGCGCGCAGGACTACCTCGTCAAGGACCAGGTCGACGGCCCGCTTCTGGTCAAGGCCCTGCGCTTCGCCCGCGAGCGCAAGCGCGCCGAGCAGGTCGAGCAGCAGTTCCTCCAGCAGCAGCTGCTCGCCCGCGAGAACGCGCGGCTCGAACGCGGCCTGCTGCCCAGCCCGCTGCTGCGCGACCCGCACCTCGAACTGGCGTCGCGCTACCGGCCGGGCCGCAACGGATCCCTGCTCGGCGGCGATTTCTACGACGCGATCGAGATGGCCGACGGCAGCGTCCAGATGATGATCGGCGACGTCTGCGGCCACGGCCCGGACGAGGCCGCGCTCGGCGTCGCGCTGCGGATCGCGTGGCGCTCGCTGGTGATGGCCGGCCTGCCGATGCCCGATGTGCTGAGCATGGTCGAGCGGGTCCTGGTGCACGAGCGGATCGAGCCGCTGTTCGCGACGGTCTGCATGGTCGTCGTCGCGCCGGACCGAAGATCCCTGCGCCTGTCGCTGGCGGGGCACCTGCCGCCGCTGCTGCTCACCCCGGGCGACGGGCACCTGCTCTCCGGCGAACGCCTGGGCGTCCCGCTCGGCGTCGTCGAAGGCACCAAGTGGGAGGCCCTCGACGTGCCGCTGGACCCCGGCTGGTCATTGTTGCTCTACACCGACGGCGTGTTCGAAGGCCGCGTCGGCGCCGGCTCCGAACGGCTCGGCCACGAGCGGATGGCCGAGCTCGTGCTCGACATCCGGCACCAGGGCGGCCTGGGCGGCCGGGCCCTCCTCGACGAGCTGATCGCCCGCGCCGAACGCCTCAACTCCGGCCCGCTGGACGACGACGTCGCCCTCGCCCTGCTCAACCACATCCCTGGGGAGACCGGCCGATGA
- a CDS encoding MSMEG_0565 family glycosyltransferase encodes MRIALLSYSTKPRGGVVHTLALAEALAALGEDVTVWTLGRGGDTGFFRPVDPAVRLSIVPFPDVPGESVGERILRSIAVLRAAFTPDAYDVVHAQDCISANAVDACVRTIHHLDTFTTPELAACHERAIVRPYAHLCVSASVAAEVRDGWGIEATVIPNGVDYDRFANARPDTGRGRYVLAVGGIEPRKGSLDLLEAYALLAEPDLRLVIAGGETLFDYRDYRTRWEKRAAELGVEPDVLGPVAHDELPSLMASAAVFAFPSTKEGFGLAAMEALAAGVPVVTRDLPVLREVFGDVARFAAGPPGFARELRAAMAGTDPAPGRALARRFTWPAAAEAHRRFYGAL; translated from the coding sequence ATGCGCATCGCCCTGCTGAGCTACTCGACCAAACCCCGCGGCGGCGTCGTGCACACCCTTGCGCTCGCCGAAGCCCTCGCGGCGCTCGGCGAGGACGTCACGGTGTGGACGCTCGGCCGCGGCGGCGACACGGGGTTCTTCCGGCCGGTCGACCCCGCTGTCCGATTGTCGATCGTGCCGTTCCCGGACGTCCCCGGCGAGAGCGTGGGCGAGCGGATCCTGCGCTCGATCGCGGTGCTGCGCGCGGCGTTCACCCCGGATGCCTACGACGTCGTCCACGCGCAGGACTGCATCAGCGCGAACGCCGTCGACGCTTGCGTCCGCACGATCCACCACCTCGACACCTTCACCACGCCGGAGCTGGCCGCCTGCCACGAGCGCGCGATCGTCCGGCCGTACGCGCACCTCTGCGTGTCCGCCTCCGTCGCGGCGGAGGTCCGCGACGGCTGGGGCATCGAGGCGACGGTGATCCCCAACGGCGTCGACTACGACCGCTTCGCCAACGCCCGCCCGGATACCGGCCGAGGACGTTATGTCTTGGCGGTGGGCGGAATCGAGCCGCGCAAGGGCTCGCTGGACCTGCTCGAGGCGTACGCGCTGCTGGCCGAACCGGACCTCCGCCTGGTCATCGCCGGCGGCGAGACGCTCTTCGACTACCGCGACTACCGCACGCGCTGGGAGAAACGCGCCGCCGAGCTGGGCGTCGAACCGGACGTCCTGGGCCCGGTCGCGCACGACGAGCTGCCGTCGCTGATGGCGTCGGCCGCGGTGTTCGCGTTCCCGTCGACCAAGGAGGGCTTCGGGCTGGCCGCGATGGAGGCCCTGGCCGCCGGGGTGCCGGTGGTGACGCGCGACCTGCCCGTGCTGCGCGAGGTCTTCGGCGACGTCGCCCGCTTCGCCGCCGGCCCGCCCGGCTTCGCACGGGAGCTGCGGGCCGCGATGGCGGGCACCGATCCGGCCCCGGGGCGCGCGCTGGCCCGGCGGTTCACCTGGCCGGCGGCGGCCGAGGCGCACCGGAGGTTCTACGGCGCCTTGTGA
- a CDS encoding carbon-nitrogen hydrolase family protein, which produces MGQIRIAAVAAHFGRDLDFDLQRIATLIDHARSAGAALLVLPDAALGGYLADLRHPDPEALPPALDPGCPELKTIQSLAAEMVVCVGYCEADGPRRYNSAVCVTGDGVLGRHRKVHQPPGEGIAYEPGAEFAAFDTPVGRLGMLIDYDKTFPESARSLAVDGADIVACLSAWPTSITNRAPRMAQDRQSRLFDLYDQARAAENQVVLVSSNQTGAMGGMRFLGQAKVVGPGGEILARTWSKAGIAVAELDVEQELANARRVLHHLGERKPEVYREA; this is translated from the coding sequence ATGGGGCAGATCCGGATCGCCGCCGTCGCCGCGCACTTCGGCCGCGACCTCGACTTCGACCTGCAGCGCATCGCGACGCTGATCGACCACGCGCGCTCGGCCGGCGCCGCGCTGCTGGTGCTGCCGGACGCGGCCCTCGGCGGGTATCTCGCCGACCTGCGCCATCCGGACCCGGAAGCGCTCCCGCCGGCCCTCGACCCCGGCTGTCCGGAGCTGAAGACGATCCAGTCGCTGGCCGCGGAAATGGTCGTGTGCGTCGGCTACTGCGAGGCCGACGGGCCGCGCCGCTACAACTCCGCGGTGTGCGTCACCGGTGACGGCGTCCTCGGCCGGCACCGCAAGGTCCACCAACCGCCGGGGGAGGGCATCGCGTACGAGCCGGGGGCCGAGTTCGCCGCGTTCGACACGCCGGTCGGGCGCCTCGGCATGCTGATCGACTACGACAAGACGTTCCCCGAGTCGGCCCGCTCGCTGGCCGTCGACGGCGCGGACATCGTCGCCTGCCTGAGCGCGTGGCCGACCAGCATCACCAACCGCGCGCCGCGGATGGCCCAGGACCGGCAGTCGCGGCTGTTCGACCTCTACGACCAGGCGCGGGCCGCGGAGAACCAGGTCGTGCTCGTGTCGTCCAACCAGACCGGCGCGATGGGCGGCATGCGGTTCCTCGGTCAGGCCAAGGTCGTCGGGCCGGGCGGCGAGATCCTCGCCCGGACCTGGTCCAAGGCCGGCATCGCGGTCGCCGAACTGGACGTCGAACAGGAACTCGCGAACGCCCGCCGCGTGCTGCACCACCTGGGGGAACGGAAACCCGAGGTCTACCGGGAGGCCTGA
- a CDS encoding carbon-nitrogen hydrolase family protein, whose product MTTLRMAAVAAPFDRDLEGDFARIEKLIGEAKAEGVRLLALPEAALGGYLANLDGGAEGPPALAVDGPEIARLAALAGDLVVTAGYCELAGGRRYNSAVCVTGDGVLGNHRKVHQPLAENASYGAGRGFAAFDTPVGRLGMMICYDKAFPESARALALDGAEVVVCMSAWPGSRTNAAADLAQDRWKRRFDLFDRARALENQIVWVSANQSGTFGDLRFVAGAKIVDPGGEIVADTGVAEGMAIAEFDVQAALSTARRSMGHLADRRPDAYPVSVP is encoded by the coding sequence ATGACCACACTCAGGATGGCCGCGGTCGCCGCGCCGTTCGACCGCGACCTCGAAGGCGACTTCGCGCGCATCGAGAAGCTGATCGGCGAGGCGAAGGCCGAGGGCGTGCGGCTGCTGGCGCTGCCGGAGGCGGCCCTCGGCGGCTACCTCGCCAACCTCGACGGCGGCGCCGAAGGCCCGCCCGCGCTGGCCGTCGACGGCCCGGAGATAGCCCGGCTGGCCGCGCTGGCCGGCGACCTCGTCGTCACGGCGGGGTACTGCGAACTCGCCGGCGGCCGGCGCTACAACTCCGCGGTCTGCGTGACCGGCGACGGTGTCCTCGGCAACCACCGCAAGGTCCACCAGCCGCTGGCCGAAAACGCCAGCTACGGCGCCGGCCGCGGGTTCGCCGCGTTCGACACGCCGGTCGGGCGCCTGGGCATGATGATCTGCTACGACAAGGCTTTCCCCGAATCCGCGCGGGCGCTCGCGCTCGACGGCGCCGAGGTCGTCGTGTGCATGAGCGCGTGGCCCGGCAGCCGCACCAACGCGGCGGCGGACCTGGCGCAGGATCGCTGGAAACGGCGGTTCGACCTCTTCGACCGGGCCCGCGCGCTGGAGAACCAGATCGTCTGGGTCTCGGCCAACCAGTCCGGCACCTTCGGCGACCTGCGGTTCGTCGCGGGCGCGAAGATCGTCGACCCCGGCGGCGAGATCGTCGCCGACACCGGCGTCGCCGAAGGGATGGCGATCGCCGAGTTCGACGTCCAGGCCGCGCTGTCCACCGCGCGCCGGTCGATGGGGCACCTGGCGGACAGACGGCCGGACGCCTACCCCGTTAGTGTCCCGTGA
- a CDS encoding MSMEG_0567/sll0787 family protein, producing MDHDILALLGDVRSVAARPAFHIGEADHNGLTAYRALRHEAFVARQGLFAGHDLDDHDTDPRTLVLVARDAAGEVLGGVRLGPATDGPDLGWWKGGRLVVAPGSLAGIGSALVRAACARAEAEGALRFEATVQTRTERLFTRLGWQRVRPVTVAGHDHVLMRWPIGRIAALARSTKAALGPLVRGMTGVPGFVGDDGVPVPGTDVVAACDAIIPSMVERDPEWAGWCSVLVNLNDLAAMGATPTGLLDALGARDASFAARVLGGLRKASEAYGVPVLGGHTQFGVPASLSVTALGRTEDPVPGGGGKPGERVWLTADLGGGWRPGYTGRQWDSTSFRRTPELRELLGSVAKARPSAAKDVSMAGIAGTLGMLAEASGCGAVLDVDKVPRPRGASTGDWLTCFPGFAMLTAGTPAPAGPAVTAACGELVDGTGVTLRWPDGETTPAIDGGVTGLGNS from the coding sequence ATGGACCACGACATCCTCGCGTTGCTGGGTGACGTCCGCAGCGTCGCGGCGCGCCCGGCGTTCCACATCGGCGAAGCCGACCACAATGGACTGACGGCGTACCGCGCGTTGCGTCACGAAGCGTTCGTGGCCCGGCAAGGACTTTTCGCCGGACACGACCTCGACGACCACGACACCGACCCGCGCACCCTGGTCCTGGTGGCGCGGGACGCGGCAGGCGAAGTGCTCGGCGGCGTCCGCCTCGGCCCGGCCACCGACGGCCCCGACCTCGGCTGGTGGAAGGGCGGACGGCTGGTCGTCGCACCCGGGTCGCTGGCCGGGATCGGCTCGGCGTTGGTCCGCGCGGCCTGCGCGCGGGCCGAAGCCGAAGGCGCACTGCGGTTCGAGGCGACTGTCCAGACGCGCACCGAGCGCCTGTTCACCCGCCTCGGCTGGCAGCGCGTGCGGCCGGTGACCGTCGCCGGTCACGACCACGTCCTCATGCGCTGGCCGATCGGCCGGATCGCCGCGCTGGCCCGCTCGACCAAGGCCGCGCTCGGCCCGTTGGTGCGGGGAATGACCGGCGTGCCCGGGTTTGTCGGTGACGACGGCGTCCCGGTGCCCGGCACCGACGTCGTCGCGGCCTGCGACGCGATCATCCCGTCCATGGTCGAGCGCGACCCGGAATGGGCGGGCTGGTGCTCGGTCCTGGTCAACCTCAACGACCTGGCCGCGATGGGCGCCACGCCGACCGGCCTGCTCGACGCGCTGGGTGCGCGGGACGCGTCGTTCGCCGCGCGAGTCCTCGGTGGACTGCGGAAGGCGAGCGAGGCGTACGGCGTGCCGGTGCTCGGCGGGCACACCCAGTTCGGCGTCCCGGCTTCCCTGTCGGTGACGGCGCTGGGGCGCACCGAAGACCCGGTGCCCGGGGGTGGTGGCAAGCCCGGTGAGCGGGTCTGGCTCACCGCCGACCTCGGTGGCGGCTGGCGGCCGGGCTACACCGGACGTCAATGGGACTCGACGAGTTTCCGTCGCACGCCCGAGCTGCGCGAACTGCTCGGCTCGGTCGCGAAGGCGCGGCCGAGCGCGGCCAAGGACGTCTCGATGGCCGGCATCGCGGGCACCCTCGGCATGCTCGCCGAAGCGTCCGGCTGCGGCGCGGTCCTGGACGTCGACAAGGTGCCGCGGCCGCGCGGAGCGTCCACAGGGGACTGGCTGACCTGCTTCCCCGGCTTCGCGATGCTCACCGCCGGCACACCCGCGCCCGCGGGGCCGGCGGTCACCGCGGCCTGCGGCGAACTGGTCGACGGCACCGGCGTCACGCTGCGCTGGCCCGACGGCGAAACGACGCCCGCCATCGACGGCGGCGTCACCGGATTGGGGAACTCATGA
- a CDS encoding MSMEG_0568 family radical SAM protein: MRVGIEEDLETRADIAVRGVRVDAPVQRSKGAGPSDDGHLVVDGANATLPLNPESPYVVRDGRIFRETIDLGLSVAPVGRPRFYDLSTTDGVPYRKIALLHGQDVLATTVVQTCIRYTEDQRCRFCTIEESLRAGSTVAAKTPQQLAEVAEAAVRLDGVRQMVMTTGTTSGPDRGARHLVRCVRAVLDAVPGLPIQVQIEPPGDLGVLRDLKDAGATSIGIHVESLDDDVRRRWMPGKSTVPMAEYEAAWAEAVRVFGRNRVSTYLLIGLGEEPDSLVEGAGRLIDMGVYPFAVPMRPMVGTLARLDGATTPSPALVADVTGRIGALLRAAGMTGADQGAGCAACGACGLLSAAGG, encoded by the coding sequence GTGCGCGTTGGCATCGAAGAAGACCTGGAAACCCGCGCCGACATCGCCGTCCGCGGAGTGCGTGTGGACGCACCTGTGCAACGCAGCAAGGGCGCCGGGCCGAGCGACGACGGCCACCTGGTGGTCGACGGTGCCAACGCCACGCTACCGCTGAACCCCGAGAGCCCGTACGTCGTCCGGGACGGCCGGATCTTCCGCGAGACGATCGACCTCGGCCTGAGCGTCGCCCCGGTCGGCCGCCCGCGGTTCTACGACCTGTCCACAACAGACGGTGTGCCGTACCGGAAGATCGCGCTGCTGCACGGTCAAGACGTCCTGGCCACCACGGTCGTGCAGACGTGCATCCGGTACACCGAGGACCAGCGGTGCCGGTTCTGCACCATCGAGGAGTCGCTGCGGGCGGGGTCCACTGTGGCCGCGAAGACCCCGCAGCAGCTCGCGGAGGTCGCCGAGGCAGCGGTGCGGCTCGACGGCGTCCGGCAGATGGTGATGACGACCGGCACGACGTCCGGGCCCGACCGCGGCGCCCGGCACCTCGTGCGCTGCGTCCGCGCGGTGCTCGACGCCGTGCCGGGCCTGCCGATCCAGGTGCAGATCGAGCCGCCGGGCGACCTCGGCGTGCTCCGGGACTTGAAGGACGCCGGGGCGACGTCGATCGGCATCCACGTCGAGTCGCTGGACGACGACGTCCGGCGGCGCTGGATGCCGGGCAAGTCGACCGTGCCGATGGCGGAGTACGAAGCCGCGTGGGCGGAGGCGGTCCGCGTTTTCGGCCGCAACCGCGTGTCGACGTACCTCCTGATCGGCCTCGGCGAGGAGCCGGACTCCCTTGTGGAGGGTGCCGGGCGGCTCATCGACATGGGCGTCTACCCGTTCGCCGTGCCGATGCGGCCGATGGTCGGCACACTGGCCCGCTTGGACGGCGCCACCACGCCTTCGCCCGCGCTGGTCGCCGACGTCACCGGCCGGATCGGCGCGCTGCTGCGGGCGGCCGGGATGACCGGCGCCGACCAGGGTGCGGGCTGTGCCGCCTGCGGCGCGTGCGGCCTGCTCAGCGCGGCGGGTGGCTGA
- a CDS encoding MSMEG_0572/Sll0783 family nitrogen starvation response protein encodes MAELTETEKTSLDEIPHPSLPQGSNLYGGTKVFPDYQAEPGQSYFTLVHGIAHESSVSFVAILQATRALRKGFEAAIYFYGPGSLNCLATRGFPTTGNAAFPGELNINDQLKTFISEGGKAYCCRFGLSLHGAREEDLIEGVIPTHPLDVQDALIHYARKGAIINSTYMF; translated from the coding sequence ATGGCAGAGCTGACCGAGACCGAGAAGACCAGCCTCGACGAGATCCCGCACCCGTCGCTGCCGCAGGGCTCCAACCTGTACGGCGGGACCAAGGTCTTCCCGGACTACCAGGCCGAACCCGGCCAGAGCTACTTCACGCTCGTGCACGGCATCGCGCACGAGTCGTCGGTGAGCTTCGTCGCGATCCTGCAGGCGACGCGTGCGCTGCGGAAGGGCTTCGAAGCCGCGATCTACTTCTACGGCCCGGGTTCGCTCAACTGCCTGGCCACCCGCGGCTTCCCGACCACCGGCAACGCCGCGTTCCCCGGCGAGCTGAACATCAACGACCAGCTCAAGACGTTCATCAGCGAGGGCGGCAAGGCCTACTGCTGCCGCTTCGGCCTCTCGCTGCACGGCGCGCGCGAGGAGGACCTCATCGAGGGCGTCATCCCGACGCACCCCCTCGATGTCCAGGACGCGCTGATCCACTACGCACGCAAGGGCGCGATCATCAACTCCACCTACATGTTCTAG
- a CDS encoding amidohydrolase family protein encodes MKRWTNDAHRHLGVLPAFPFYGGPPVAPAIGSRATIGELLSDLDREGTERALVIPNYGIPDPAVAFSFNELCVEAAGKDDRISAALWVSPRAEDAVRTEEALKLAGEGGVRALKLSFLLGGKASDPACKPQLDKIFATAREHNLVVHVHTSPGAASDIDEVGKLVDAYADDVKLHLVHFGGGMSGHIKLVGGRFFDWIAAGKQVYTDLSWAIGFTPRWLVEEISRRGLGHDRVLFASDEPWGDHKGELAKLAAAAGDGELADLVFRGTFDVLYGPKKGK; translated from the coding sequence ATGAAGCGCTGGACGAACGACGCCCACCGCCACCTGGGCGTGCTCCCGGCGTTCCCGTTCTACGGCGGCCCGCCGGTCGCACCCGCGATCGGCAGCCGCGCGACGATCGGCGAACTCCTGTCCGATTTGGACCGTGAGGGAACCGAACGCGCCTTGGTGATCCCGAACTACGGCATCCCCGATCCGGCGGTCGCGTTCTCCTTCAACGAGCTCTGCGTCGAGGCGGCGGGCAAGGACGACCGGATCAGCGCCGCGCTGTGGGTGTCACCGCGCGCCGAAGACGCCGTTCGCACCGAAGAGGCGTTGAAGCTGGCAGGCGAGGGCGGCGTGCGGGCCCTCAAGCTCAGCTTCCTGCTGGGCGGCAAGGCATCCGACCCCGCGTGCAAGCCACAGCTCGACAAGATCTTCGCCACGGCGAGGGAGCACAACCTGGTCGTGCACGTCCACACCTCGCCGGGTGCGGCGTCGGACATCGACGAGGTCGGCAAGCTCGTCGACGCCTACGCCGACGACGTCAAGCTGCACCTCGTCCACTTCGGCGGCGGGATGAGCGGGCACATCAAGCTCGTCGGCGGCCGCTTCTTCGACTGGATCGCCGCCGGGAAACAGGTCTACACGGACCTGTCCTGGGCGATCGGCTTCACGCCCCGCTGGCTCGTCGAGGAGATCTCACGCCGGGGCCTCGGCCACGACCGCGTGCTGTTCGCCTCCGACGAGCCGTGGGGCGATCACAAGGGCGAACTCGCCAAGCTGGCCGCCGCGGCCGGCGACGGCGAGCTCGCCGACCTGGTTTTCCGCGGCACGTTCGACGTGCTGTACGGACCGAAGAAAGGGAAATAG